The Apium graveolens cultivar Ventura chromosome 11, ASM990537v1, whole genome shotgun sequence genome has a window encoding:
- the LOC141696379 gene encoding cullin-1-like, with translation MNEKKTIDFDNGWEIIEEGITKFKNILEDQTEPQFNSEEYMKLYSTVYGMCTQNPPHDYSGQLYDKYREVFEEHINSTVLPSLREKHGGLMLRELVNIWTNYKVMIKWFSRFFRYLDKHFIARRSLPTFNDVALNCFRDLVTISFALLFSAVESYTFLPFIFLEVDQDVKVKVRTAIVSSLINREREGGQIHQALLKKVFDIFDEIGMR, from the exons ATGAATGAGAAGAAGACTATCGATTTCGACAATGGATGGGAAATTATTGAGGAAGGGATCACTAAGTTTAAGAACATTCTCGAAGACCAAACCGAGCCTCAGTTTAACTCTGAGGAGTATATGAAGCTTTACAG CACTGTCTATGGAATGTGTACGCAGAACCCTCCACATGATTATTCTGGACAGCTATATGACAAGTACCGTGAGGTGTTCGAGGAGCACATAAATTCAACT GTACTGCCTTCTTTGCGAGAGAAGCATGGTGGGTTGATGTTGAGAGAGCTTGTGAATATATGGACAAACTATAAAGTCATGATCAAGTGGTTTTCTCGTTTCTTTCGTTATCTTGATAAGCACTTCATTGCACGGAGGTCCCTTCCTACCTTTAATGATGTTGCACTCAATTGCTTCCGGGATCTGGTAACTATTAGTTTTGCTCTTTTGTTTTCAGCTGTTGAATCGTACACATTTCTGCCGTTCATTTTCTTGGAA GTGGATCAGGATGTGAAAGTTAAAGTGCGGACTGCTATAGTATCGTCTCTG ATCAATCGAGAGCGCGAGGGGGGACAGATTCACCAAGCTCTGTTGAAGAAAGTTTTTGATATATTTGATGAAATCGGAATGCGTTAA